The region CGCACACTGAGCAGTGTGGCAATAACGAACGAGATCCTACCTCAAGAAAGCTTGtagtttttttaaatatacacataacagattataaataattaatatagcAGTAATAGACTCTTAtaatgattcaatttgtaaataaCTTTTCTTCGTAGAACACTGCGACGATGAGTACACATCATCGGTGCGCAGTGTTACAAGATGGACCGACTCGGCGGtcgcctttttttcatcatttgttttccttttttacctATATTACTATgtgataaatttatattatgcgtaataattaataattaattgataaagatgaaatttttttacgatctaagcatgctcttttttttcttttttttttgttggttttgttttcaacgttttttaaACCGAATTTCTTTCATTAGACATCGACTACCATCTTCTTGTGTATGTCCGTATTACCGACaacctgaaatatttttaattaaatacccaagatgtaaaatttatcggCAGGGTGTCGTAAAAAATTTAGGTTGGGAGGAGTTCCAGATACTTACAGAACAGAATTCTTCAAAACTGATTTTACCATCTTCATCTTTGTCGGCAAATAAAATCGTTTTATCGACGATTTGCTGTAGTTGAGTGTCTTTCAAATTATTACCGACCATCATTTTTAGAACTTGGAATAATTCTCCGTTACTTATGTAACCGTCGTTGTCCATGTCATAGATTCTGAAGGCAAATCTTAATTTACTCTCCTTATCACcctgaaatttggaaaatgagTTTGAAGTCGAGTTGTGGAATGTGAAATGTAGATCGATAAGCGATAGTTTCTAATCAATTCATCGAACCTTGAC is a window of Athalia rosae chromosome 8, iyAthRosa1.1, whole genome shotgun sequence DNA encoding:
- the LOC105686441 gene encoding calcineurin subunit B type 2; this encodes MGNESSLPMELCSNFDADELRRLGKRFRKLDLDNSGALSIDEFMTLPELQQNPLVQRVIEIFDADGNGEVDFKEFIQGVSQFSVKGDKESKLRFAFRIYDMDNDGYISNGELFQVLKMMVGNNLKDTQLQQIVDKTILFADKDEDGKISFEEFCSVVGNTDIHKKMVVDV